From Lytechinus pictus isolate F3 Inbred chromosome 6, Lp3.0, whole genome shotgun sequence, the proteins below share one genomic window:
- the LOC129263127 gene encoding sodium- and chloride-dependent betaine transporter-like isoform X2, with product MDQNSEELAPVAKELKEKELQEGEIENETGRKDRGTWTSQLDFLLTLIGASVGLGNVWRFPYLCYKNGGGAFLIPYFICLILGGIPQLILEVGLGQWTNQAAVTSWDICPIFKGLGPAGMFIQFFFDIYYIVIMAWACYYMFMSFTSKLPYSHCDNEWNTPCCFATGDIGVDKANDTTVMTTAAMSYDPTGAQSTNVTEHCNETVSSTVEFWDRKILQIHLSDGIHDLGGINWQLLLCMFLAWFICYLCICKGVKTSGKVVYFTAPFPYILLTILLVRAVTLPNALEGIIYYLKPDITRLSDSQVWMDAATQIFFSYSLGHGVLIALGSYNRHKHNFIRDSLIFTAANSGTSLYAGFVIFAVLGFMAGQQGVNVSVVAKSGQCFIKQFVG from the exons ATGGACCAGAACTCAGAGGAATTGGCCCCAGTGGCCAAGGAACTGAAGGAGAAAGAACTCCAAGAAGGCGAGATTGAGAATGAAACAGGAAGGAAAGATCGCGGGACCTGGACCAGCCAATTGGACTTTCTTCTGACCTTGATAGGAGCATCTGTGGGACTTGGAAATGTTTGGCGATTCCCTTATTTGTGTTACAAGAACGGAGGAG GAGCGTTCCTGATTCCTTATTTCATCTGTTTGATTCTCGGTGGGATTCCGCAGTTGATTCTTGAGGTCGGTCTTGGGCAATGGACCAATCAGGCTGCCGTCACTTCCTGGGACATCTGCCCGATCTTCAAAG gtCTCGGCCCTGCTGGGATGTTTATCCAGTTCTTCTTCGACATCTACTACATTGTCATCATGGCGTGGGCCTGCTATTACATGTTCATGTCGTTCACATCCAAGCTACCATACTCCCACTGCGACAACGAGTGGAATACTCCTTGCTGCTTTGCAACGGGCGATATCGGCGTTGACAAGGCGAATGACACCACTGTGATGACGACGGCCGCAATGTCATACGACCCGACCGGGGCACAGTCCACCAACGTCACCGAGCATTGCAATGAAACAGTTTCATCGACTGTTGAATTCTGGGA TCGTAAGATTCTCCAGATACATTTATCAGATGGCATCCATGACCTCGGTGGCATCAACTGGCAGCTCTTACTCTGCATGTTCCTCGCCTGGTTTATATGCTATCTATGCATTTGCAAAGGTGTCAAGACATCGGGAAAG GTGGTCTACTTCACAGCGCCATTCCCGTATATCCTTCTGACTATCCTGTTGGTTAGGGCTGTCACCCTACCCAATGCTCTGGAGGGCATTATATATTATCTTAAGCCAGACATCACAAGACTTAGCGACAGCCAG GTATGGATGGATGCTGCGACACAAATCTTCTTTTCATATTCCCTTGGACACGGAGTTCTTATTGCTCTGGGTAGCTACAACAGACACAAACATAACTTCATTAG gGACTCCTTGATATTCACTGCTGCTAATTCTGGAACCAGCCTCTATGCTGGGTTTGTCATTTTTGCAGTACTCGGATTCATGGCCGGCCAGCAGGGTGTCAATGTATCAGTGGTAGCAAAGTCAGGtcagtgtttcataaagcagttcGTAG GTTAA
- the LOC129263127 gene encoding sodium- and chloride-dependent betaine transporter-like isoform X1, which produces MDQNSEELAPVAKELKEKELQEGEIENETGRKDRGTWTSQLDFLLTLIGASVGLGNVWRFPYLCYKNGGGAFLIPYFICLILGGIPQLILEVGLGQWTNQAAVTSWDICPIFKGLGPAGMFIQFFFDIYYIVIMAWACYYMFMSFTSKLPYSHCDNEWNTPCCFATGDIGVDKANDTTVMTTAAMSYDPTGAQSTNVTEHCNETVSSTVEFWDRKILQIHLSDGIHDLGGINWQLLLCMFLAWFICYLCICKGVKTSGKVVYFTAPFPYILLTILLVRAVTLPNALEGIIYYLKPDITRLSDSQVWMDAATQIFFSYSLGHGVLIALGSYNRHKHNFIRDSLIFTAANSGTSLYAGFVIFAVLGFMAGQQGVNVSVVAKSGQCFIKQFVGLERL; this is translated from the exons ATGGACCAGAACTCAGAGGAATTGGCCCCAGTGGCCAAGGAACTGAAGGAGAAAGAACTCCAAGAAGGCGAGATTGAGAATGAAACAGGAAGGAAAGATCGCGGGACCTGGACCAGCCAATTGGACTTTCTTCTGACCTTGATAGGAGCATCTGTGGGACTTGGAAATGTTTGGCGATTCCCTTATTTGTGTTACAAGAACGGAGGAG GAGCGTTCCTGATTCCTTATTTCATCTGTTTGATTCTCGGTGGGATTCCGCAGTTGATTCTTGAGGTCGGTCTTGGGCAATGGACCAATCAGGCTGCCGTCACTTCCTGGGACATCTGCCCGATCTTCAAAG gtCTCGGCCCTGCTGGGATGTTTATCCAGTTCTTCTTCGACATCTACTACATTGTCATCATGGCGTGGGCCTGCTATTACATGTTCATGTCGTTCACATCCAAGCTACCATACTCCCACTGCGACAACGAGTGGAATACTCCTTGCTGCTTTGCAACGGGCGATATCGGCGTTGACAAGGCGAATGACACCACTGTGATGACGACGGCCGCAATGTCATACGACCCGACCGGGGCACAGTCCACCAACGTCACCGAGCATTGCAATGAAACAGTTTCATCGACTGTTGAATTCTGGGA TCGTAAGATTCTCCAGATACATTTATCAGATGGCATCCATGACCTCGGTGGCATCAACTGGCAGCTCTTACTCTGCATGTTCCTCGCCTGGTTTATATGCTATCTATGCATTTGCAAAGGTGTCAAGACATCGGGAAAG GTGGTCTACTTCACAGCGCCATTCCCGTATATCCTTCTGACTATCCTGTTGGTTAGGGCTGTCACCCTACCCAATGCTCTGGAGGGCATTATATATTATCTTAAGCCAGACATCACAAGACTTAGCGACAGCCAG GTATGGATGGATGCTGCGACACAAATCTTCTTTTCATATTCCCTTGGACACGGAGTTCTTATTGCTCTGGGTAGCTACAACAGACACAAACATAACTTCATTAG gGACTCCTTGATATTCACTGCTGCTAATTCTGGAACCAGCCTCTATGCTGGGTTTGTCATTTTTGCAGTACTCGGATTCATGGCCGGCCAGCAGGGTGTCAATGTATCAGTGGTAGCAAAGTCAGGtcagtgtttcataaagcagttcGTAGGTTTAGAAAGACTTTAA